The DNA segment GATGATGGAAGACATCCACGGCCAGCTCATCGAGACCGCGATCGCGTACAACAAGCTCCGGGCTCGTATCTCCCGGATGGGCGTCGAGATCGAGCGCGACGTCGTGAACTTCCAGGCAGAAGCCGACGAGCGTGGGCTAATGGGCCAGAAGACAGCCGTCAAAGAGCGGTTCGAGGCAGCCGAAGACGAAGCACAGGAGTGGGATACCGATGAAATGCGCGACCTCGGCGACTACGAACACGAGTACGACCCCGTCGAGAATCCCGAAGGGATCACCGTCGACGCGAGCACGGGCCAGCAGGCCGCAACGGACGGAGGTGAACAGCGGTGACCGACGAGCAAGAGATATTCACAGCGGCGCAACTCCGGGAGCACCAGGACGGCTACCAGGCCCGCGACAACCGCGAACTCCTGCCGCATGCGGGCATCGTCCGGGATCCGAAGATCGAGCGGGCACTGTCGATCCGTGCGGTCCACTACGACCCGACCAAGTGCGATCGGCCCGACGAGCTGCCGGCGACGTCGAAGGACCTCGAAAAGCATCGCCAAATCCAGAAGATCGAGGGAACGCAGGTCGCCCGCCAGGCGCTCGAAAACGGCGATATGGCGACGGTCAAGCACCTGACCGGCGACACCAACCAGCGCGCGGACGTGAGCGGTATCCAGGCGATCGGCAACGTCGACGATCTTGTCACCGGGCCGGCGTCGATCATCTACATTTACGCCGAGCCTGGGTCGGGAAAGACCGACTTCGCGCTCTTGCTCGGCCAGCGGTGGCGTCACCACCAGCCTGGCGACGCGCTCGTCGCGTCGAACATTCAGACGCTCCAGGAGACGACCGAGTGGACCGACGACGAGGGACGCCTTCGCGACGGCTGGATCGCGAACTACGGCGCGCTCGACGAGTGGATCAAGCAGAACGGCGAACCCACCGAGAACGAGCAGACACCGAAGCTGTTCATCTTCGACGAGGCATCGAGCCACGCGGCAGGCGGTGGCGCGCAGGGCTACGAGACCCGCCAGAAAATGGGACCACTCGTTTACAAGATCCGCAAGTACGGCGGCTCGCTCATCATCATCGGCCACGACGGCGGCGACGTCCACCCGATGGTCCGCGAGCAGTCGAAGGTGGTCAAAAAGGACGGGAAGAAAGAGGCGACAATCTACGACTCGATCCGGAATCGAAAGCCGCAGGGCCAGATTGCGTCGATCTCCGGAATACCGCCGACTGACTGGCGTTTCGACACGCACGAAGCGACCGCATGGAGTTGGCACGACCTCCGAGCCGAGGACGATGGCGACGACGTGAGCGAGAAGGAAGCCGTCGAGAAAGCCGCTCTCTACTCGGTCATCCGAGCGAAACAGCAGGGGATGAGCAACCGGCAAGTGGCGAAATTCGTCCCCTGGAGTCGCGAAACTGTCCGGAAGCGGTGGAAC comes from the Halovivax cerinus genome and includes:
- a CDS encoding ATP-binding protein, encoding MTDEQEIFTAAQLREHQDGYQARDNRELLPHAGIVRDPKIERALSIRAVHYDPTKCDRPDELPATSKDLEKHRQIQKIEGTQVARQALENGDMATVKHLTGDTNQRADVSGIQAIGNVDDLVTGPASIIYIYAEPGSGKTDFALLLGQRWRHHQPGDALVASNIQTLQETTEWTDDEGRLRDGWIANYGALDEWIKQNGEPTENEQTPKLFIFDEASSHAAGGGAQGYETRQKMGPLVYKIRKYGGSLIIIGHDGGDVHPMVREQSKVVKKDGKKEATIYDSIRNRKPQGQIASISGIPPTDWRFDTHEATAWSWHDLRAEDDGDDVSEKEAVEKAALYSVIRAKQQGMSNRQVAKFVPWSRETVRKRWNEYDTDGKHTEAVANVEATIA